The segment CCTACGAGCCTTTCTCCACGTTGGCTATGATCTACGAGGACGATGGAGACGTGGAAAAAGCTGTGCAGTTTGGTCTGATCGCTGCCCACCTGAACCCGTCGGACTGTGAGGAGTGGATCAGACTCGCTGAAATGTCTCTGGAGCAGGACAACATCCGACAGGCCATCGTCTGCTATACAAAAGGTCAGTGTGACCGTTGCACCGTGCAGGTCAGTGGTGTCAAATCCTGGTCCTCAGGGGCCcctgttcagtttttttccaaccatccctggATCAGGATTTGACACTCCTGGTGTAGGTCATCCGTGTTGTGACGCACCTTCTTAAACTCACAAAGTGATTCCCTGAACTATTGTAACTTGTGAAAAGCATGTAAAAATCCCACTTTGCACGTCTTCACCTGTAAGATCAACTGTTGATTGACAGCCATCAAGTACGACCCCACCAACGTGCGCTACCTGTGGGAGCGCTCCAGCCTCCACATGCGTCTGGGGGAGCACAAGCAGTGCATGGACGGCTACCGCaagatcctgctgctgctgccgatGGAGGATGGAGAGCACTTCATGCAGCTCTCCAAGGACATGGCCAAGTACgggacacacacagtaacatgaAGAGACTGACGCAGCactggttctgtgtgtgtgtgtgtgtgtgtgtgtgtgtgtgtgtgtgtgtgtgtgtgtgtgtgtgtgtgtagatactGAATTAAGGCAGTACTCACTTAAACACGTGGTTGTtactacatatatatatgtgtgtgtgtgtgtatcctgtCCAGGAGTTACTATGAGAGTAATGATTTACCCTCAGCTCTGAGTGTCATCAAGGAAGCTCTGGAGCGACACCCCAACCTCGTCACTGACGACTTCCTcaacatggcagctgagcttTACATCGCCAACCACCAGTACAACAAGACCCTGCAGGTAcactgtgtgcgtgtgaatCAGTCTTGCTTATGTTATTTAATGggataaatatatttactgttgtgtgtgtgtgtgtgtgtgtgtgtgtgtgtgtgtgtgtgtgtgtgtgtgtgtgttaggtcTTGGCCCAGTTTGCAGGCATAGTTTTAGTCCGGGCTGAATCTAAATCCGACTTCACGGCTCCAAAACAAGTAGAGAACGTGTCAGAGAAGACGTCAGAGAAGCAGGAGACGTCTGTagaggaggaagcagcagagcagaacgGTAacttgctgtttgttgttgttgttgaagtgaAGATGAGTTCATCCCACTCCTGCAGTTTTAAGTTAATAAGAGGAAAAGTGAAATGGAGTGTGAGAGACGCTGCCACTGATGTTTTTGAAGCTCTCCGAGGCCCATATATTTTCACAAACTGAGTTAAATGGGTTAGCTAGCTATTTTGGGCTTAACTCGAGTTTTCTGATATGGACAAAGCTGGCCCACTTTAAAACAGGCTGCATCAAAAACTAGTTTTTATTTGGAGTAAGGGAAGTCACAAGAGGGAACTTTCTAACTTGCATCCTTGCAAAAGATTCAAATCCGATGCTACAGCAGCTACAACCCTGTTTagatttatgtttctgtgtgcgtGTTTCTTGTCACTTTGTAggtagattttattattatgtgattattgttgttgttgaacgGTGTAATGAACCCACTCTTTTGAACTCAGTGTATTTTGGAGAAAAGCAAATAGTTGGGTTGAATTTAACAAACGAAATGATGAATAAGTAGTTTACTGGGACAAATGATGTGCATCAGTGATTGGTTGTTTGGTCCTCAAGTATCTAAACTGTGGCAAAAATGTGTTAGACGTGCCACTAGTCAGTAAAACGGCCTGAAAAGAGAGCAAGACGCTAAGGTGGCAGCAGCTGTGATGAGAGAATCGctgtcagagaggagagagccaGTAAGTGCAGCTGGTGTTAgtgtttcactgctgcagaaaatgaatATTGAACGTTTTTCAAAAATTCAGTATTGATATGAATCAAACCAGTGACATTTTTGGcaacactaaaaataaaagggAAACTAAAGGTAAAGCAGAAGAATATCAACATGATTCTTGTAACAATAGACACTTTCCATTTGTCATTGTCAGTATAGTTCAGAGGTCAAATCACAAAGGACCAGACTGGCTCTGTGAGTCAGCTTTCTTAAATGAGTCAGGGAGCCAGTCTGCAGAGAAGCGTTTGCTGTgagacaaatggaaaaacaacagaactgGAGTCACATGATTGTCAGAGGTCCACAGtggtttgttgtgttattgtggAAATGTAGCTCGGGCTAACAGTCTTCACACCTTAGCTGTGAATTCTCTCACAACTCCCGCGCTCCTCTTTCATCCTTCCTCCCCAAAGAACCTGCTGATATTTTTGGAACGTACAGTATTCATGCtgactgtgagtgtgttcaTGTGCGTCTAAATCCAGGAGAGATTAAGGATGTACAGGTACCAGACGCTGTCCCAGTGGACCTGAGGGCAAAGCTGATTGTCTGCCTCATACACCTGCATGTCTACAAGCCCCTAGAGGTAAACAGGAAGTCTTTCACAATAAGAGTAATGGGATGTATTACTGAGACTACTAACCCAAGAGTCCTTGTATTACCCACTCAGAGCCTGGTGTTGGCGCTAATGGAGCAGAGTCCAGAGGAGATCGGTGACTTGTACCTGGACATAGGTGAAGCCTACCTGGAAGTGGGAGAGTACGTGTCGgctctgcctctgctctctgcCCTCGTCATATCTGACAAGTACAACCTGGCCGTCGTCTGGCTTCGACACGCAGGTGAGACCAACAATAAAGTGATTGATATCTAAAAATGCTTGAAGTTCTAACTGCggctttaaaacacttttaggTCAAACTGAAAATTGAATTCTTCTCACTTAGAAAACACTGTTACATAAaaactctcctctctctctctcttcttttatcACTTCTCCAGAGTGTCTGAAGGCGCTGGGCCACATGGAGGCGGCAGCAGACAGCTACACTAAGGTGGTAGAGATGGCTCCGCAGCATCTGGAGGCCAGGCTGTCCCTGgccacactgcagcagcagctcggcCGGCCTGAGTGTGCGCTCAAAGCCCTGGAGTCCATGTACGACAGCGACACACTGGCACAGGATTCATCAGCTGCACAAAAGGCAAGGGCCCCTGGGTTTCTGTATAGGTCAGCAGGACTCGACTTCTAGCATCTAGTTTTAAAGATACTATTAATACCATTCATGATATCACTGGATATCACGAGCTGATGGTTTCTCTGCTGAACTGCAGCATAGTCCATGCACAGAGCATGTGACCAGACGTCAGTGTAACATTCTGTGCAGTTAGCACCATTGCACTTACTGGGTATAATGACAAATGTCACTGACGGCAGCTTGTTTTGCTGTGATGAACATTAATCTGTGAGTAACTGGCTGGTCTGAAGTCAGAGATTGTTTGTAAGAGAAGATGCTCCACTCTGTTAAACCACTGAATGATAATAATGAGAACCAGTAGATCAGTTTGAGTTGAGTGTTAATGTTCTTGAACACTGTTCTGTGTCAGTAGGAATTAAAGCTGCTTCTGCATCGTTCCACGCTGCTGAAAACTCAGGGACAAATCCAGGACTATCTAGATGCTATGATCAGCATGATCTCCATGCTGCTGAAGgtaatacaaacacactcattCAGTGACGGTGAAAGGTCGAGGGAACCCATTATGTTAAAGAGAGTGGTCACAAATAGaggtgtctctgtgtgtgtgttccaggtgGCCATGCAGCGAGCTAAAGTGTGTGTACGCTTTGTAAACGTGTCGGGTGAAAATCACCTGAGGCTGGTGAAAGCCAAAGACATGCAGCCGGAGATTGCCGACCACGAAGCAGCTTATCTGGACAATACTGGTAAAGACAAAGATGTTATTTACACTTAGATACAGAAACCACACAGAACAGATGGATACATCatgagaaggaaaacaaaccgGTCTCTGAACCTCCACAGAGCCGGAGTGAAGTTGTCACAAGTTGTAAACCCCTCAtcagcagtaaaaacactggaaatcaacattttttacGTATCTAGATATaaataccatcaaataaaaCCTGAAGTTCTGAACTTGAAGTGTGGATACTTGCTGATCTGGCTTATGTACAGAGCCTTCAGCTGGCACAAGCCGCCCAGAGCAGTTGGTGATTTTAACAGTTGCCATATGTGGAGGAAAGGCTGTTTGTTGCTCTCTTAAAGTCCCACATTCGAAGCTCTGCGTAGTTTTGAGAGCTGCGTATTTTTTGGAAACTCATTTTTTCAGGCTGATTTTCCATCGACCAGGCTGCAGTTGGTTATTCAGGGTGTTATCATGTGTGGGGGATAAAAACCTTTGACACGTTAATTTGGTGTCTGTTGTATCTGCTAAGCTGAAACTATCTTCACCACACACTGTACCTTTTTATAGCTGCTGTTAAGAGACTGATGGCGTCTCTGTGTCCCTGTGCTTAGGTAAAACCAACGTTCTGTCAAAGGAGGACTGGTGGCAGCTGCTGGTGAGCACAAT is part of the Anabas testudineus chromosome 2, fAnaTes1.2, whole genome shotgun sequence genome and harbors:
- the gtf3c3 gene encoding general transcription factor 3C polypeptide 3 isoform X2, with product MLGETRELKSSGEEDEEEDSLSYVDDEDDEDYKVGGEKEEPDKEPAEKKQRRGRKGQRGARQRKKKEEEQEEEEDVTAGDVFALEMELNRENKKMMKEKRPHSKLPRALRGLMGEANIRYARGDKEDAILMCMEIIRQAPLAYEPFSTLAMIYEDDGDVEKAVQFGLIAAHLNPSDCEEWIRLAEMSLEQDNIRQAIVCYTKAIKYDPTNVRYLWERSSLHMRLGEHKQCMDGYRKILLLLPMEDGEHFMQLSKDMAKSYYESNDLPSALSVIKEALERHPNLVTDDFLNMAAELYIANHQYNKTLQVLAQFAGIVLVRAESKSDFTAPKQVENVSEKTSEKQETSVEEEAAEQNGEIKDVQVPDAVPVDLRAKLIVCLIHLHVYKPLESLVLALMEQSPEEIGDLYLDIGEAYLEVGEYVSALPLLSALVISDKYNLAVVWLRHAECLKALGHMEAAADSYTKVVEMAPQHLEARLSLATLQQQLGRPECALKALESMYDSDTLAQDSSAAQKELKLLLHRSTLLKTQGQIQDYLDAMISMISMLLKVAMQRAKVCVRFVNVSGENHLRLVKAKDMQPEIADHEAAYLDNTGKTNVLSKEDWWQLLVSTIMTLCDVQRYAEAELLVDSAMEFYSFYDNKPRRKELEFFGLSATILDHNHYKAYNYIRLMLMENVDLPQLWNIFNQLTISSQHQRHHRFCLRLLLKHPDNHALSVLCGHNAMVSGSFKHAMGQYVQAFQTHPNNPLHSLCVGLTFFHMACQKYVARRHTLVLQGFSFLWRYVELRGVCQESMYNLGRALHQMGLSHLAIHYYQKALTLPAQTLEGIADDQVDLKREIAFNLSLIYQTSGNMEMARQLINTHCIV
- the gtf3c3 gene encoding general transcription factor 3C polypeptide 3 isoform X1 — protein: MSGFSAELIDYLEGKISFEEFDRRRDERKSKESEVLAEDEDVEDEAQPSTSAQIPVKTEEGVSPGVQLAFASMLGETRELKSSGEEDEEEDSLSYVDDEDDEDYKVGGEKEEPDKEPAEKKQRRGRKGQRGARQRKKKEEEQEEEEDVTAGDVFALEMELNRENKKMMKEKRPHSKLPRALRGLMGEANIRYARGDKEDAILMCMEIIRQAPLAYEPFSTLAMIYEDDGDVEKAVQFGLIAAHLNPSDCEEWIRLAEMSLEQDNIRQAIVCYTKAIKYDPTNVRYLWERSSLHMRLGEHKQCMDGYRKILLLLPMEDGEHFMQLSKDMAKSYYESNDLPSALSVIKEALERHPNLVTDDFLNMAAELYIANHQYNKTLQVLAQFAGIVLVRAESKSDFTAPKQVENVSEKTSEKQETSVEEEAAEQNGEIKDVQVPDAVPVDLRAKLIVCLIHLHVYKPLESLVLALMEQSPEEIGDLYLDIGEAYLEVGEYVSALPLLSALVISDKYNLAVVWLRHAECLKALGHMEAAADSYTKVVEMAPQHLEARLSLATLQQQLGRPECALKALESMYDSDTLAQDSSAAQKELKLLLHRSTLLKTQGQIQDYLDAMISMISMLLKVAMQRAKVCVRFVNVSGENHLRLVKAKDMQPEIADHEAAYLDNTGKTNVLSKEDWWQLLVSTIMTLCDVQRYAEAELLVDSAMEFYSFYDNKPRRKELEFFGLSATILDHNHYKAYNYIRLMLMENVDLPQLWNIFNQLTISSQHQRHHRFCLRLLLKHPDNHALSVLCGHNAMVSGSFKHAMGQYVQAFQTHPNNPLHSLCVGLTFFHMACQKYVARRHTLVLQGFSFLWRYVELRGVCQESMYNLGRALHQMGLSHLAIHYYQKALTLPAQTLEGIADDQVDLKREIAFNLSLIYQTSGNMEMARQLINTHCIV